A genomic segment from Deinococcus humi encodes:
- the pyrE gene encoding orotate phosphoribosyltransferase translates to MDVLALYRQAGAYHEGHFLLASGRHSPKFLQSTTVLQYPHLTGKIAAAMAQKLTDAGVEASLLIGPAMGGVVLAYEVARHFGGDDVRAIFAEKDGQGGMKIREAFTVAPGEPFIAVEDVLTTGGSVLKAVRAAEAAGGKCAAIACIVDRRAVDGPLQGYPLVSLTRLVFDTYPPDEVPDWLAAIPLQEI, encoded by the coding sequence ATGGACGTTCTCGCGCTGTACCGTCAGGCCGGGGCCTACCACGAGGGGCATTTTCTGCTCGCCAGTGGCCGCCACAGCCCCAAGTTCCTGCAAAGCACCACCGTGCTGCAATACCCCCATCTGACCGGCAAGATCGCCGCCGCGATGGCACAGAAACTCACGGACGCGGGTGTGGAGGCCAGCCTGCTGATCGGTCCCGCGATGGGAGGCGTGGTGCTGGCCTACGAGGTGGCTCGGCACTTCGGCGGGGATGATGTCCGGGCCATCTTCGCCGAGAAGGACGGCCAGGGCGGCATGAAGATCCGGGAGGCGTTCACGGTCGCGCCGGGTGAACCGTTCATCGCTGTGGAAGATGTCCTGACAACCGGCGGAAGTGTCCTGAAAGCTGTGCGCGCCGCCGAGGCCGCCGGGGGCAAATGCGCGGCCATCGCCTGCATCGTGGACCGCCGCGCCGTGGACGGACCGCTCCAGGGCTATCCGCTGGTCTCGCTGACGCGTCTGGTCTTCGACACCTACCCGCCGGATGAAGTGCCAGACTGGCTGGCCGCCATTCCGTTGCAGGAGATCTAA
- the proC gene encoding pyrroline-5-carboxylate reductase gives MELAIVGVGKLGLALLEGVSARGGIAPAQIGLIDANTARVQDIAARTGARVIAPAELGQAQRILISLQPRVFPETSEWLAQENAGYISTMAGVSVATLARRLGTQRVVRVMPNLAATIGLSQTAITGPREATDAGDLAFAHHLFGSVGDAYDLPEHLFNAFTGMSASGPAYAAVVAEALADGGVRMGLPRVLANELAAKLLVASGELLQRRAHPGMLKDEVASPGGTTIAGLAALEAAGVRGGLMRAVIEATRRGTELGLDQE, from the coding sequence ATGGAACTTGCCATCGTCGGCGTCGGAAAACTGGGCCTGGCCCTGCTGGAAGGGGTGAGTGCCCGCGGCGGGATCGCGCCCGCGCAGATCGGCCTGATCGACGCGAATACTGCGCGCGTGCAGGACATTGCCGCGCGCACCGGGGCGCGGGTCATCGCTCCGGCAGAGCTGGGGCAGGCCCAGCGCATTCTGATCAGCCTGCAGCCGCGCGTGTTTCCCGAAACCAGCGAGTGGCTGGCGCAGGAAAATGCCGGGTATATCAGCACCATGGCCGGGGTCAGCGTGGCAACCCTGGCGCGGCGGCTGGGCACCCAGCGGGTGGTGCGCGTGATGCCCAATCTGGCGGCCACCATCGGCCTGTCGCAGACCGCCATCACCGGGCCGCGCGAGGCCACCGACGCGGGCGATCTTGCCTTCGCACACCATCTGTTCGGGTCGGTGGGCGACGCCTACGACCTCCCCGAACACCTGTTCAATGCCTTTACTGGCATGAGTGCGTCGGGTCCCGCCTACGCCGCCGTGGTGGCCGAGGCGCTGGCCGACGGCGGCGTCCGTATGGGCCTGCCACGCGTCCTGGCCAACGAACTGGCCGCCAAACTGCTGGTCGCCAGCGGCGAACTGCTGCAACGACGGGCCCACCCCGGCATGCTCAAGGACGAGGTGGCCTCGCCCGGAGGCACCACCATCGCGGGCCTGGCTGCCCTGGAAGCGGCGGGCGTGCGCGGCGGCCTGATGCGCGCGGTGATCGAGGCCACCCGGCGCGGCACGGAACTGGGCCTGGATCAGGAATAG
- a CDS encoding LrgB family protein: MAWIALTLIAFALGVVLQARVGRSPLANPTLIATLLVAGVLLVGGVSHARYLEEVRPLTALLAPAIVALAVPMYRLRALLSRQWRSLVIGGLSGTLVGVGTDVLFSRLLGLSGEAQRSLLTAPATSPVALQLAQFTGAPPALAATLAVLSGLVGALILPGFLTLIGVRHALARGLAIGSVSHGVGTARAREEGELTGAASSIGMGLAALLVTLVVAGVGRG, translated from the coding sequence GTGGCCTGGATCGCCCTGACCCTGATCGCCTTCGCGCTGGGTGTGGTCCTGCAGGCGCGGGTGGGGCGCTCACCCCTGGCCAATCCAACGCTGATCGCCACGCTGCTTGTCGCCGGGGTCCTGCTGGTGGGCGGCGTCTCGCACGCCCGCTATCTGGAGGAGGTCAGGCCGCTGACTGCGCTGCTGGCCCCGGCCATCGTGGCGCTGGCAGTGCCGATGTATCGCCTGCGGGCGCTGCTCTCCAGGCAGTGGCGTTCGCTGGTGATCGGCGGCCTGAGCGGCACCCTGGTGGGCGTGGGGACCGACGTGCTGTTCTCCCGCCTCCTGGGGCTGAGCGGCGAGGCCCAGCGCTCGCTCCTGACTGCCCCCGCCACCAGCCCGGTGGCCCTGCAACTCGCACAGTTCACGGGAGCACCCCCGGCGCTGGCCGCCACGCTGGCGGTGCTGTCGGGGCTGGTAGGCGCGCTGATCCTGCCGGGGTTCCTGACGCTGATCGGCGTGAGGCATGCGCTGGCGCGGGGACTGGCGATAGGTTCGGTATCCCACGGCGTCGGCACCGCGCGCGCCCGCGAGGAAGGGGAACTGACCGGGGCGGCCAGTTCGATCGGTATGGGGCTGGCCGCACTGCTCGTGACGCTGGTGGTGGCGGGCGTGGGCCGGGGCTAG
- a CDS encoding 16S rRNA (uracil(1498)-N(3))-methyltransferase translates to MTDTRIRVAALTPQMDLGPREARHLHVLRLKVGDSLRVFDGGGGEAEAEIAELDAGHAVLTLGEAVRSAAETPFPLTLAVALLKGDKLSDVVRAATELGVAQVQLLVTARADAREIGVQKLMRLQRVAEEASKQSRRAVTPAVLAPVRLTDFRWEGQLFVAQPGSAGRMMTLLDWSAPVAVLTGPEGGLTDEEATALIGRGAHAVTLGPRILRAETAPVALLGAIAAAGGGEA, encoded by the coding sequence ATGACCGACACCCGTATTCGGGTCGCGGCCCTGACCCCCCAGATGGACCTCGGCCCGCGGGAGGCCCGCCATCTGCACGTCCTGCGCCTGAAGGTGGGCGACTCGCTGCGTGTGTTTGATGGGGGGGGTGGCGAGGCGGAGGCGGAAATTGCCGAGCTGGACGCTGGCCACGCCGTCCTGACGCTGGGTGAGGCGGTCAGGAGCGCCGCGGAAACCCCGTTTCCTCTGACGCTGGCGGTGGCCCTCCTGAAGGGCGACAAGCTCTCGGACGTGGTGCGGGCCGCCACTGAACTGGGCGTGGCGCAGGTGCAACTGCTGGTCACCGCCCGTGCTGACGCCCGCGAGATCGGGGTGCAGAAACTGATGCGCCTGCAAAGGGTGGCGGAGGAGGCCAGCAAGCAGTCCCGCCGCGCGGTCACGCCCGCAGTCCTGGCGCCCGTGCGCCTGACGGATTTCCGCTGGGAGGGCCAGCTGTTCGTGGCCCAGCCCGGTTCGGCGGGCCGGATGATGACCTTGCTGGACTGGTCCGCGCCCGTGGCTGTGTTGACTGGTCCGGAAGGCGGCCTGACCGACGAGGAGGCCACGGCCCTGATCGGGCGCGGCGCGCATGCGGTCACGCTGGGACCGCGCATCCTGCGGGCGGAAACGGCCCCGGTGGCGCTCCTGGGAGCCATTGCGGCGGCAGGCGGGGGAGAGGCCTAG
- a CDS encoding TetR family transcriptional regulator C-terminal domain-containing protein encodes MARTVNPIQDRARRSALEQAAYLALYERGYAGVTLANIAEHAGVSRGTLVYHFGSRAGLLSAVMRRFTRTITVATRRALRLADTPDAKLRAFVENQFYGVQNTRRFYTVSLDFLAAATRDPALMAVQRDFLRQTLELDLELARLAGEDGAQTRARQLRALVEGLSVRFLADATPDLDAYRADCLSGLRAILGWD; translated from the coding sequence ATGGCCCGTACCGTCAACCCTATTCAGGACCGCGCCCGGCGCTCGGCGCTGGAGCAGGCAGCGTATCTGGCGCTGTACGAGCGCGGCTATGCCGGGGTGACGCTGGCGAATATCGCCGAACATGCCGGAGTCAGCCGGGGCACGCTGGTCTACCACTTCGGCAGCCGGGCGGGCCTGCTCTCGGCGGTGATGCGCCGTTTTACGCGCACGATCACGGTCGCAACGCGCCGCGCCCTGCGTCTGGCCGACACCCCGGACGCCAAACTGCGCGCCTTTGTAGAAAATCAGTTCTACGGTGTCCAGAACACCCGGCGCTTTTACACCGTGTCGCTGGATTTCCTGGCGGCGGCCACGCGTGACCCGGCCCTGATGGCGGTGCAGCGTGATTTCTTGCGGCAGACGCTGGAACTGGACCTGGAACTGGCGCGGCTGGCCGGCGAGGACGGCGCGCAGACGCGGGCGCGGCAGCTGCGGGCCTTGGTGGAGGGGCTGAGCGTGCGCTTTCTGGCCGACGCCACCCCCGATCTGGACGCCTACCGCGCCGACTGCCTGAGCGGCTTGCGGGCGATCCTAGGCTGGGATTAG
- a CDS encoding 50S ribosomal protein L11 methyltransferase produces MLVYHLPGTFETREAHLDLLWEAGATGLEERAGLIRAYFDARADLDPEIADGEWRDEAEQDWQAQFKATLRPVRAGRVTIVPPWLRHEVEDEQVALIIEPGMAFGTGHHATTRMAVEALSELELSGRRVLDVGTGSGVLAIAAALLGADHATGLDIDPLTIPIAVENAAINGVPPGRVAFAEGSLGLGDESGDVFDVLVANLYAELHDLLAGEYAAALRPGGPLILTGILMGKLELVRAALDREGFGGVTVREDGEWVLVTASAPSQ; encoded by the coding sequence ATGCTGGTTTACCATCTGCCCGGAACCTTTGAAACGCGCGAGGCGCACCTGGATCTGCTGTGGGAGGCCGGGGCGACGGGCCTGGAGGAACGCGCTGGGCTGATCCGTGCCTACTTCGATGCCCGCGCAGACCTGGACCCTGAAATCGCCGACGGCGAGTGGCGTGACGAGGCCGAACAGGACTGGCAGGCCCAGTTCAAGGCCACGCTGAGGCCGGTGCGTGCGGGCCGCGTGACCATCGTGCCGCCGTGGCTACGCCATGAGGTGGAGGATGAACAGGTGGCGCTGATCATTGAGCCGGGCATGGCCTTCGGGACCGGCCACCATGCCACCACGCGCATGGCCGTGGAGGCCCTGTCGGAGCTGGAATTGAGCGGCAGACGGGTGCTGGACGTGGGAACGGGCAGCGGCGTCCTTGCCATTGCGGCGGCGTTGCTGGGCGCGGACCATGCCACCGGGCTGGACATCGATCCGCTGACCATTCCGATCGCTGTGGAGAACGCGGCGATCAATGGCGTTCCGCCGGGCCGCGTGGCCTTTGCGGAGGGCAGCCTGGGCCTAGGCGACGAGTCTGGAGACGTGTTCGACGTGCTGGTCGCCAACCTGTACGCCGAACTGCATGATCTGCTGGCGGGCGAGTACGCCGCCGCGCTGCGCCCTGGCGGTCCGCTGATCCTAACGGGCATCCTGATGGGCAAGCTGGAGCTGGTCCGCGCCGCTCTGGACCGCGAAGGCTTCGGCGGCGTCACCGTGCGCGAGGACGGCGAGTGGGTGCTTGTCACAGCCTCCGCGCCCTCCCAGTGA
- a CDS encoding CidA/LrgA family protein, translated as MTAPELSPIARLAAPVRFVLGLGVLVGFAAAGQALVTVTHLPLPGSVVGLALLWAALGLKAVRLHWVADAADGLLGILGLLFVPATVGFIGYLSAGAGWGLWLLVMTAGLLLGGGVAGVLASRLAQSEQHGAEV; from the coding sequence ATGACCGCACCTGAACTGTCCCCCATCGCCCGCCTCGCCGCTCCGGTGCGCTTCGTGCTGGGTCTGGGCGTGCTGGTGGGCTTCGCCGCCGCCGGACAGGCGCTGGTGACGGTCACGCACCTGCCGCTGCCGGGTTCGGTGGTGGGACTGGCGCTGCTGTGGGCCGCGCTGGGACTCAAAGCAGTGCGTCTACACTGGGTTGCAGACGCTGCCGATGGCCTGCTGGGTATCCTGGGCCTGCTGTTCGTGCCGGCGACAGTGGGCTTTATCGGCTACCTGTCCGCGGGGGCCGGGTGGGGGCTGTGGCTGCTGGTCATGACGGCGGGACTGCTGTTGGGCGGCGGCGTGGCCGGGGTGCTGGCCTCCCGCCTGGCCCAGTCTGAACAGCATGGCGCAGAGGTTTAG
- a CDS encoding EamA family transporter, translated as MRRFSLPPIPALLLSMLSIQAGAAYAKTLFPLIGPLGTTGLRVGLAAAILMLIFRPNLRLLTRADWQAVVPYGAVLGLMNLTYYLSLERLPLAIAVTLEFLGPLLLAAALSRRALDFLWVALAGAGIFLISPHGTGTAGALDPIGVTLALVAGGFWAAYILLGGAVGRRLPGTAGVAVGMLVAAAVCVPMGVAQAGTALLAPGVLLTGLTVAALSSALPYSLEMRALRLVPPRVFGVMMSVEPAMGAVCGLLFLGEALAGLQWLAIACVILASAGINLTTPRPPPVAEPVN; from the coding sequence ATGCGCCGTTTTTCCCTCCCTCCCATTCCGGCGCTGCTGCTGTCCATGCTGAGCATCCAGGCGGGCGCGGCCTACGCCAAGACGCTGTTTCCCCTGATCGGCCCGCTGGGAACCACCGGCCTGCGCGTGGGGTTGGCCGCCGCGATCCTGATGCTGATCTTCCGGCCCAACCTGCGGTTGCTGACCCGCGCCGACTGGCAGGCCGTGGTTCCGTACGGCGCGGTGCTGGGCCTAATGAACCTGACGTACTACCTCTCGCTGGAACGGTTGCCGCTGGCCATTGCCGTGACGCTGGAGTTCCTGGGACCGCTGCTGCTGGCGGCGGCCCTGTCGCGGCGAGCGCTGGATTTCCTGTGGGTGGCGCTGGCCGGAGCGGGCATCTTCCTCATTTCACCCCATGGCACGGGCACTGCCGGGGCCCTCGATCCCATCGGCGTGACGCTGGCGTTGGTGGCGGGCGGGTTCTGGGCGGCGTACATCCTGCTGGGCGGCGCGGTGGGGCGGCGCCTGCCAGGCACGGCGGGCGTGGCGGTGGGCATGCTGGTGGCCGCCGCCGTGTGCGTACCGATGGGGGTGGCGCAGGCGGGCACGGCGCTGTTGGCTCCGGGGGTGCTGCTGACCGGGCTGACCGTGGCCGCGTTGTCCAGTGCGCTGCCCTACAGCCTGGAAATGCGCGCGCTGCGGCTGGTGCCTCCCCGCGTTTTTGGCGTAATGATGAGCGTCGAACCCGCGATGGGTGCCGTGTGCGGCTTGCTGTTTCTCGGCGAGGCGCTGGCTGGGCTGCAATGGCTGGCGATTGCTTGTGTGATCCTGGCGAGTGCGGGCATCAATCTGACCACACCGCGCCCGCCCCCCGTGGCAGAGCCCGTGAACTGA
- a CDS encoding MOSC domain-containing protein, translating into MKLLSVCVGTPRAVRSKSGWTGIHKQPVAGAVFIGRLGLSGDHILDTENHGGPDQAVYIYTQPDYEVWSAQLGRSLEPGTFGENLLFSGLESASIRLGQRFRVGGALLEATFARIPCVTLAERMGDPGFVKQFREARRPGLYARVLQEGKVRAGDLLTLVGSVAESAPTVLDNFEAFFAGQAEASR; encoded by the coding sequence ATGAAGCTGCTGAGCGTCTGCGTCGGCACGCCGCGTGCCGTGCGGAGCAAATCCGGCTGGACGGGCATTCACAAGCAGCCTGTGGCCGGTGCGGTGTTCATTGGACGGCTGGGGCTGAGTGGCGATCACATCCTGGACACCGAAAACCACGGCGGACCCGATCAGGCCGTCTACATCTACACGCAGCCGGACTATGAGGTCTGGTCAGCCCAGCTTGGACGGTCACTGGAGCCGGGAACGTTTGGGGAAAACCTGCTGTTTTCCGGTCTGGAATCCGCTTCCATCCGTCTGGGCCAGCGCTTCAGGGTGGGCGGCGCGCTGCTGGAGGCCACCTTCGCCCGCATCCCCTGCGTGACCCTGGCCGAGCGTATGGGCGATCCGGGCTTCGTGAAGCAATTCCGCGAAGCCCGCAGGCCCGGCCTGTACGCCCGCGTCTTGCAGGAGGGCAAGGTGCGGGCGGGCGATCTATTAACCCTCGTCGGCAGCGTGGCCGAGAGTGCGCCTACGGTCCTCGACAACTTTGAAGCCTTCTTCGCCGGACAGGCGGAGGCCAGCCGCTAG
- a CDS encoding helical backbone metal receptor, giving the protein MTSSSPPPLRLASLASSNSDILAALGATGWVVAADSHSDAPGLSAAIRVGPDLNIDLDAVALSRPDLVLASLSVPGMERVVDGLYERGLPTLVLDPVTVANTLDDIRLIGKTIGLEQRGKEVAAQLGADLARLRATYARPPRVLVEWWPRPIIAATRESWVTQLLSGLGAVNALATRPGRSSPLTLNEVRDAAPDLIVCSWCGAKKLRPEVIEARGLGVPVIAVAESGLGRPGPRLLEGARQIAAALEGLDLTQTRLCGAGTAASQIA; this is encoded by the coding sequence ATGACTTCCTCCTCGCCCCCTCCACTGCGGCTGGCCTCACTGGCGTCCAGCAATTCGGACATCCTGGCAGCGTTGGGGGCCACCGGCTGGGTGGTGGCCGCCGATTCGCACAGTGACGCGCCAGGACTGTCGGCCGCCATCCGGGTGGGGCCGGACCTGAACATCGATCTGGACGCGGTGGCGCTCTCCCGGCCCGATCTGGTGCTTGCCAGCCTGAGCGTGCCGGGCATGGAGCGCGTTGTGGACGGACTGTATGAGCGCGGCCTGCCCACCCTGGTCCTCGATCCGGTCACGGTGGCCAACACCCTGGACGATATCCGGCTGATCGGGAAAACCATCGGGCTGGAGCAGAGGGGCAAAGAGGTGGCGGCGCAGCTTGGGGCGGATCTTGCCCGTCTGCGCGCCACGTATGCCCGTCCGCCGCGCGTGCTGGTGGAATGGTGGCCCCGCCCGATCATCGCCGCCACGCGCGAATCGTGGGTAACCCAGCTGCTCTCGGGGCTGGGCGCGGTCAATGCCCTGGCAACGCGCCCCGGACGCAGCTCGCCGTTGACGCTGAACGAGGTGCGTGACGCAGCGCCGGACCTGATCGTGTGTTCGTGGTGTGGCGCGAAAAAGCTGCGGCCAGAGGTAATTGAGGCGCGTGGACTGGGCGTTCCGGTGATCGCGGTGGCCGAGAGCGGTCTGGGCCGCCCCGGTCCCCGCCTGCTGGAGGGGGCACGGCAGATCGCGGCGGCGCTGGAAGGATTGGACCTGACTCAAACCCGGTTGTGTGGCGCAGGCACAGCCGCCAGTCAGATCGCCTAA
- a CDS encoding DoxX family membrane protein: MTTLPYTPTPATLKEPAISRMLFADPRLAPLWLLLRLYVGYEWLSAGWGKVTNPAGVWVGEKAGVAVSGFLNGALAKTGGDHPDVAGWYAWFVQHVALPNAAAFSYMVAYGELLVGTALVLGLFTGIAAFFGGFLNANFLLAGTVSSNPLLFILATWLVLGWRVAGWWGLDRWVLPRFGVMEQPALLPADPVNRRQGQPVR, translated from the coding sequence ATGACCACCCTTCCGTACACGCCCACTCCCGCCACCCTGAAGGAACCCGCCATCTCGCGCATGCTGTTCGCCGATCCACGACTAGCCCCGCTGTGGCTGCTGTTGCGCCTGTACGTGGGTTACGAATGGCTCAGCGCGGGGTGGGGCAAGGTCACCAACCCCGCTGGAGTGTGGGTCGGCGAGAAAGCCGGGGTGGCCGTCAGTGGTTTTCTGAATGGCGCGCTGGCTAAGACCGGCGGCGATCACCCGGATGTCGCGGGCTGGTACGCGTGGTTTGTGCAGCATGTGGCCCTGCCCAATGCCGCTGCCTTCTCGTACATGGTGGCCTACGGCGAACTGCTGGTGGGCACCGCGCTGGTTCTGGGCCTGTTCACGGGCATCGCGGCCTTTTTCGGCGGCTTCCTGAACGCCAACTTCCTGCTGGCCGGGACAGTCAGCAGCAACCCGCTGCTGTTCATCCTGGCGACATGGCTGGTGCTGGGCTGGCGCGTGGCCGGATGGTGGGGCCTGGACCGCTGGGTGCTGCCGCGCTTCGGCGTCATGGAACAGCCAGCCCTCCTCCCCGCCGATCCTGTGAACCGGCGACAGGGTCAGCCCGTCAGGTAG
- a CDS encoding 5'-methylthioadenosine/adenosylhomocysteine nucleosidase yields MLAIIGAMDEEIELLLSDLQGRQELAYPGATLYRGQLDGVTVLLTRGGIGKVNAALTTAHLLAAGASRIIFTGVAGGVHPELRVGDIVVSTDCVQHDVDVTALGYPVGTVPGEAPAWAADDTLRGAAVQAAQEVSGVRVIEGRVASGDQFIASPEGVRRLQSVFDAACAEMEGAAVAQVCAKAGIPFVIIRSVSDTADGSASVDYREFMPQVARHAKAVVRGMLARLTAQDDDRT; encoded by the coding sequence ATGTTGGCAATTATCGGCGCGATGGACGAAGAAATCGAGTTGTTGCTGAGCGACCTGCAGGGCCGGCAGGAGCTGGCCTATCCCGGCGCCACCCTGTACCGGGGGCAGCTGGACGGGGTGACCGTGCTGCTCACGCGCGGGGGCATCGGCAAGGTCAACGCCGCGCTGACCACCGCGCACCTGCTGGCGGCGGGCGCGTCGCGCATCATCTTTACCGGGGTGGCGGGCGGCGTTCATCCGGAGCTGCGGGTGGGCGACATCGTAGTCAGCACCGACTGCGTGCAGCACGACGTGGACGTGACCGCCCTGGGCTACCCGGTGGGCACCGTGCCTGGGGAAGCGCCCGCCTGGGCCGCCGACGACACCTTGCGGGGCGCCGCCGTCCAGGCCGCGCAGGAGGTGTCTGGGGTGCGCGTCATCGAGGGGCGCGTCGCCAGCGGAGATCAGTTCATCGCGTCCCCGGAGGGTGTCCGGCGGCTGCAAAGTGTTTTCGACGCCGCCTGCGCCGAGATGGAAGGGGCGGCCGTCGCTCAGGTCTGCGCCAAGGCGGGTATTCCCTTCGTGATTATCCGCAGCGTCAGCGACACGGCGGATGGCAGCGCGAGCGTGGATTACCGCGAGTTCATGCCGCAGGTGGCCCGCCACGCCAAGGCCGTGGTACGCGGCATGCTGGCCCGGCTGACGGCGCAAGACGATGACCGCACCTGA
- a CDS encoding methyltransferase domain-containing protein — protein MTWNPDQYHRFKDARSAPARDLQAMIPEKPYREIVDLGCGTGEQTAQLAARFPAARVLGVDSSPEMLARARQHSAPNLRFEEGNILDLDGEFDLIYSNAALQWLPDHGALLARLWGSLRPGGMLAVQVPANHNHASHRLLSETADEFSAELGGFTRFGPAHGSSPVLTPAAYAETLDALGAGEITAISKVYPVVLSGAAGLLEWTRGTALVPYLSRLDGGDARRFEAAYLQKLSDAFPGERVFYAFTRVLFVAERPA, from the coding sequence ATGACCTGGAATCCTGACCAGTATCACCGCTTCAAAGACGCCCGCAGCGCCCCCGCCCGTGATCTTCAGGCAATGATCCCGGAAAAGCCTTACCGCGAGATCGTCGATCTGGGGTGCGGCACGGGTGAGCAGACCGCGCAACTGGCTGCCCGCTTTCCGGCGGCGCGGGTGCTGGGAGTGGACAGCAGCCCCGAGATGCTGGCGCGGGCACGCCAGCACAGCGCTCCCAACCTCCGCTTCGAGGAGGGAAACATTCTCGATCTGGACGGTGAGTTCGATCTGATCTATTCCAACGCGGCGCTGCAGTGGCTGCCCGATCATGGGGCCTTGCTGGCCCGGCTGTGGGGCAGTCTGCGTCCCGGTGGCATGCTGGCCGTGCAGGTGCCCGCCAATCATAATCACGCATCTCACCGCCTGCTGTCCGAAACGGCAGATGAGTTCAGCGCCGAACTCGGCGGCTTTACGCGCTTCGGCCCGGCGCATGGTTCGTCGCCGGTGCTGACGCCCGCTGCCTACGCCGAGACGCTGGACGCGCTGGGGGCAGGGGAGATCACGGCCATCAGTAAGGTTTACCCGGTGGTCCTGAGCGGCGCCGCAGGCCTGCTGGAATGGACGCGCGGCACGGCGCTCGTTCCGTACCTGTCGCGGCTTGATGGTGGGGATGCACGCCGCTTTGAGGCCGCGTATCTCCAGAAATTGTCGGACGCGTTTCCGGGCGAGCGGGTGTTCTACGCCTTCACGCGGGTCCTGTTCGTAGCGGAGCGCCCAGCCTGA